The sequence AGAACACGGCCCGGAGTTTGTGGTAACACAACAACATTTCGCTTTGACGATGATCACTTCCTCCCCAACTTTTGTTTCATGGGATATATAATAATCTCCAATAATTAAAAGACTCACTTGACCTTCACATGCTATTAATGGTAAAtttgtattttgaaaaataagtgACTTGCAAAACAATCGAAATAAAACACTGTCGTGGTGCTTATTATAGACATATCAGTTAGTTTTGAGCACAAGGGTCAAGGCAAGCAAAATTTAGAGAAGGAAGTGAAATTATTGATATGGAACCATATGGACTAAACCTAGGATTTCTTTCAtcctttttaagaaaataactTATATTCCTTTTTGTCTTTTTAGGAATAGAACTCTTGAAGGCTAGATTGGGTCGTCAGATAAGGGCTTACTGAGAATAGACTCTAAAGATCGAGGCAAGTTAAttgtttttcccttttttctttgtcaaaattaaaattcacCCAAAGGAAAGGGGGTGAGTTGGCCTCGACCTTGGCATCTGAGACTAGAACCGCTAGTTGGGTCGATCTACCCATTGGGCTTGCTTCTTCCACACCTCTTTATATTGGTATCATCTCTCATGTCCTATATTTTATGCTTGTCTAAGGACATTCGTTTGAGGTGGGTCAATCGACTTTATTGTTGTTATCCTCAAATTTAACTTCTTCTCACAAGTCTAAGATTACACACAACAATTTTAAAGGTTGATGGTTCAATTTTCCATTCTCACACTTGAATGGAAACGACATgtataaataaaaacaaataagttCTAGAAATAATGTCATGATGCGTTGAGAACAGTAGAAAAGATTGCTTTAGACAAGAAAGCATCTGGCTTAATGAATAAAATAGATGAGGAGGAGGCCCAATTTTGAGCATCAAATGGCATCAATCAAAAAAACCTGTCCTTTGTATCCCCTAATGGTTTGGTATAACAGACAGTAAGATTCTTATGATGATGGGCTGAGATTGTGGGCTATAGGACCCTCAAAAATTGGTAAGATTTTGGCATTACAAACCAATAATAATCCTTCTTTGCCTTCCACAATTGAGAGGACAAAGCAACCACCCACTTAATCATAGTCATTGGTGGGAGCATTGGAAATTGCCCCACTCTTTGGAATTTTAGGTCACTTGAGAAAAGTGGTTTCTTCATTAAGCTTCTTCTCTTTTAGGCCCCTCAATTCTCACCcccataaaaagaaaaagatgaaagaggacaaaagacaagaaaaataaaaaaaagttaaacacCATTTTCCTTTTCTAACTCTCTCCCTATACAAAGAAAAAGAGtagatatatataatatatatattttgtggGGTTGGTTATACAGACAAAATCAGTTGGATATCTACATCAATCCATTACACcccttttaatttctttttttaattttcttttgcttttctttctttttagtcCAATGGAATAGTGATATTCTTCTAGCTAGTTATTGTATATAACTTGAAATGTTAAGAAGGGGTAGCCCCAAATAGTATGCTCAATTTGGTAAAGCCCAACCTGCAATCCATTAAATACAATATAATGTGTCCATTTGTAAGCTGAGTGTGGCCAACATCATTGGGCATTGGGTGAAGGGCTTATTTAGGCTTTGTCTCTTGATATATTCTCTACCCGACTCCATGTGTATTAGGAGGGGAGGGGAGGGGATTTGGGATATGCCAAAGTAATTGAAACTTCTCATACCCATACTCCTTCTTTAGGCTTTGTCTCTTGATCAAATGGGTCTCTTTGACTATGCTTTTGCATGATTTCTCTGGcgatctttttatatatatgatatatagaTAATTTATTTATGGAATGAGGTCTTTTAACTtaaaatgattttcttttgCCCTCAAATCATTCCAAATTGAACCTTACGGATTCTAGTTACCAAAATGATCATAAGGGTTGATTGTATTTACCCTAAAATGTGTTTTGGAGCGTGTGTGTGTCAAAGCAAAAATTCGAATTGTATAAGTTGGTCGTTCCTCAAAGTTAACACAGCACACACCTCGAATGTGCAATTGTTAGACATTAATTGTTAAAAAAGGGAAGGTAATTGGAAGAAGATTATGAAAAAATTACCTGTTAGATCTGAAAATCCTCTACTGTTTTGTAAGAAGAAAGAACAGAAGGACGTTTGGGGGTCTGGAAACTAATGTGGAATTAAGTTTCATATCTGGAATAATCACATCAAACAAAAAAGTTTAAGTTATATCTATTTAAATAAATTGATAGgataggaaaagaaaataacataaCACCATCAAAGGAAAACATAAATTAAACGAATAAGTTGATAAGTATCATATTAACAtctcataataaattaatattcaaGACATTCCCACAATCTTTTTTAGACACCTCTTTCCAACTCATAATCTTTCGATATGGAACAACTATAGTCTCTAGCACGAGAAGAGTACTTGATATATATAGACTATAGACtcaagtagttttttttttaataaagataTTATCGGTCAGTTGGGTGCACCTGCACATCTCCATTAAGTAGATACCCTCAACACACCTTCATCACTCTCGCTCTACTAATGATAAAGAAAAGAATACCGGAAGTTCAAAAGAGTACGGGCTAGAGATAAACccatttaaaaatacaaaagcATCGATATATTCAAAGTGTAGTTGTAAGTCATTTCAAACATTTGGTGATATcattttaaaggaaaattgCAAGTATGTAAATGCCAAGTTTAGAATATTAGCACAGATATTACACAatacaaaaataatattaacTATATATTAGCTAGTAATAGTAGAGTCTATCACACTGAAAAAATTTGTTaactttagtttttttttttttaatatggtTTAAGTTTGAGAGGAGATTTTGGTATCCTTAATTTGTGAGTGTCTAAGAAACTAATATCCACAATTACATGTGCTAACTTTTATTTACTAAATGGACTTTTGAGAGACATAAAAGAAATGATAAAATTTGGAGAGAAAAATTGATATGAAATGAAGGTGatgagaggaaaaagaaaccCTAAGGTGAAGGGAAGTTTCAAGGAAAATGGGCATTAAAGGAAAGGTTTATGCACACACAAGGACCCAATGAGATGGTGTGGTGTAAAGAAGAATAAAGATAGAGATGGTCCCAATTCCCCCACCCTCTTTTCTTATGCTCTCTCTGTTTTTTGAATATGAACCACGAGAtccaaaaaacaaacaaaaatcctaaactTTAAAACATGGCTTAGCTTCTCTTTCTTGATCATATTGTCCACATCAAGGAGAAGAACATATCAACACTTTGAAGTTTCTCCttttaattaaactaaactataaGTTATTCAATTTGTATCTATTTCAACTCTAAAGACTACGTGATAAGTGATCACTAACTACAATTTACACATTAGACTTCAAATTTTGTATGTAGTAGgttcaaattttaaaagtattaaTCTACTATATGAACCACAAATTAATTAACCTTTATGTGTAAACATGTGATCTCTATATTAGTCaagcccattttttttttaagttcaaaatatcgattatatatatatactattgGATATAAATGAAAAGGTTGAATCACTCATTAAACATTAGATCAGTAGATAgtatttaaactatttttttaaaagaaaaatgacaaagaTAAGAAAAGGTGATGGCCGCAGTGGTTGACATTGTGGGAGAAGAGAAAGCTGGAGTtgtaaatttaagattttgatGATAGAAATTGATGATTTTCACATCTGCCGCCATGCATAACAACACCCAAAGCATCCATATCCATCACTATTCTGATAAATATAATGTATAAAACTGGAGACACTGACTTTTTAGTCttcctctaattaattaaacccTTGTAGTACAACAAACTACAATCTTCACCTTGAATACTATGTCGACGAATATTCTTTTTAGCTAATTAAGTTCGCTTTTAAGACccaataattttctttaaacATCGATCATATAAAGTTAGAACGATATAATATATTGTTAAATTAATATTCTAGGGATATATATGTACTGAagctgtgtgtgtgtgtgaaagAGTTTTGTGGGTTAAATCCAATCCCATTGTGCTGCCCTTGTTGTGAAAAAGCCATGAAAACACACATTTCATGCTTCCACACATAAATTTCTTtgtctttttgtttttgaagaATTTAAAAGGTCTACATAGATAGAGAAAAAGGAGGAAAAACAAAAGGATATGATTGTTTTCTTGCACCTGCAATTAATGAGTTTTGAGACAGTTGAGGTTGAAAACTGGGggcaaaaatgaaaagaaaattcaaattttcaaacctaataaaagtaaaaagaaaagaaaagaaaaagttgggTTTGGTATAATGAAAGGCATTTAAGAGGCTTTGTTGGCGTTATCATTTTTCTTTCAGATTTCCAAGACAAATTCCTGATCCATACAAATATACAGCACAGAGTGGTTTTAGGGAATATGATAACATATGGATTCAGAGGTTGGAAAAAGAGACTTTAAATTTAATGGATCATATTCATAACATATTCTTCCTCTTCTGCATACACTGCTTTATATTAATTATGCCTTTACCTTTCTACTCTTCTATACTTACGTTTATCAACTTACATACTAAAAATTATATTAAGATGTGGTTAATTCTCGTTAATGTACCCTTAATTTCGACTAATAGCCGAAAAATCAATTCTATATTCTCTCGTAGAGATTTTTATAAAACCAATTTTAGTCAATGCCAAACATCAATTTTCGAAAGTTTCAAGTTTTCGAAAGTAAATGTCTCAaaattattattcctaaaatatGCAACTCGGTTTGAAAAATTTCGTATAAATATTAAGCTTATAAACACCATATTTCGactttaaattcttttgcttTTGTGACCTATTTGTCATCAATGTTTTCAAAATCTAAGCCATGTTTTGAAAGTAAAACAAGTAATTTTCAAGAATTTGactaaaaattcaactttttaattaaaaaagatgTAAGAAAAACTTGCTAAAAATATATAGAGaaaaatagacttaattttgAAAAGCTAAAAATCAAATAAGTACGAAACGAAAACCTTAGACCTTAAGATTtgatttgtaacaatttagttaGGTTATACTCTCAAATTGTATACAAAAGTGACAATTTTTTTGTAACAATGAGTACATGTGAACAAATCAATAACACATCTAAATGAGAGATATCTTGAAAGTATACGATTATATAATTAAGTGTATTTAACTTGAAACAATCTTATATATGCGAGCCTCCATGGAATCATGTGAGTGAGGACCAGACATCTTAAAATAATTTGTGTCGGTTTGTGGGAGTCTTCACTACTCTTAAAATAGTTCACGACAAATAAGAATGTCAAAATCGTTAGGTACCAAATCCTATGCATGAGGCGTTACACAACGGCAATAATTTTACATTCAATATATACGTCAATTTAAGTCTTATAAACACTATATCAATGTAATTTTCAGTTCAAATCAATCAAAAGGGCACAATCCTATGTTGTAAATGAGCACATAGGTCATATCTGTTTGAGCACATAGGTCATATCTGTTCATATATAGATCAAGTCGGCCAAAATTTAAATGAGCTCACAAGTCACACATTTTTTGGTTAAATCATAATCAATAAGAACTTATCATATAGGACGAGTTAATAAGAAATTAAGTAATGATCATTAATAGGATTATACATCAATCAAATATGATTAAATGGATAAAATATCAAttattgttgaactaaaaaaatcttttttaacGATTATTGCATTTAAAAAATGAGACAATTGAAACCCATCTACACAATTTTTGACCTCACAGAACTATTGACCTAAAATGACAGGGGGATTGAATTTCTATTTATTATCTTATCTACTTCTTCACtactttaattttatattagaaataatagtttgtttgtttgtttttcttaatgTTAAAGAATGTCTATATAACTATGAGATTAACTTGAACTTAGAAACCCCTTAAACTTTAAAAGTTAATTAAACAGCAATTAATTTCCTAGAATAAGGCAGAGATAAGGATGTATTATCAGACGATCATAGTTCATGGAGAAAATAATATAAGATTTTTAttcccatgtatatatatagatatatatatatatatatatagagagagagagagagagcacatatataattttatatgtgtatgtgaaatatatatatatatgtttttatatatatactctCTTTTTATAAACTATGTTAATTTacacttttgttttttgttgggTTTGGTGTGGTGTCATCATGTACACGAAAGAAAAGCAGAAGCTCTCTAACAAACCAAAGACACACATACCATGACACTACTTAATTTCCTTAATCAAGATTTTGTgctaaaattaaaactaaaattaattaaaacaaaccTTCGCTTTGAGCTTCATCTAATGACACACTAATTAACTGATGATCATCGTCATCATGAACATGAGCCAAAGCTGCATCATCAAACAACCACTTCTCAAGAAAAGTAAGAGGAACTACAGCTTCTTGATCGTTTGTTGTTGAGTGGGAAGAATAATtattgaagaagccctccaaattgttgttgttgttgggcTTTTGATGATCTGGTgagttattattgtaattattggtTGCACTAATTTGTGATCCTTCTTCACTCATACAAACTTGTGTTGTTGTTGTAATTTCTGATGATTTTGTTGGTGATTTCTTCATCCAATTCTCTAGCAATCTTGCAATATTTTCAGCACTTGATGCATaagtagtagtagtagttgTTGTCTGTGGTGGTGGTGTTGGTGCTGTTGGTGATTCTTGAAGGATCTTGAGATTATTGTTATAATAATATTCCTCTAAATTAGGCTTCTTTTCAAGGGAAAGTGCTTCACAAAGGGCTTTTTTGGCTGTGTGAATATCTGTTTGAAGCCTTCTTTCCCACTGCCCTTTTGAAAGTGTTGTATTACTCTGTGATTGCACACCACTTCCCTCActccctcctcctcctcctaaAGACTGCATCTTCCTCAGCTTCTTTTTCAAGTGCGTGTTCCAGTAGTTCTTTATATCGTTATCCGTTCTTTGTGGAAGATACGATGCTATAGCTGCCCATCTGTCATTTCAATTACAACCCTAAGTTAGAACGGATCAAGTCAAATCGAAGAAGAAACAAAGCAAAGAAAATTAGGGCATAAAtctagaaattaaaattaatctcTGTATCGAGGACAAAAATACCTGTTGCCCAAAAGAGCTTGGAGGTGAATTATCATCTTTTCTTCATGATCAGTGAAATTGCCACGCTTGATACCAGGACGAAGGTAATTAGTCCATCTCAATCGACAGCTCTTGCTACATCTTAACAAACCTAAAGTTGAACACAACAAAAAAgaacatatatatttagaaGATAAAAAGGGGGGAGGGGGTGGGTAAATTAATTGAAGGGTTTGAGAAATTAGAGAAAAGGGGTAggtagaaaaaataaatgagaatTAATAAGAGATGAGAAATAATAACTATGATTTACCAGTGTTAGTTGGAACTGATCTCCAATTGCCAGGCCCATGTTCTTGAATGTAAGAAACTAAGATGATATCTTCTTCAGGAGTCCATGGCCCTTTCTTTACACCAATTTTATCACAACAAGGTGGCCTTCCCATCATTTCCCAATTCTGCAGCCTGCCTAGCTATAGTTTCGTTCGTGATCCTTTCCTTCTTtgataactatatatatatatatatatatataattaatatagaGAGAAATGGGTAaagagggagggagggagggagggagggattTGAAATATAAATGGAAATTGAGGGGTTGTTTGTATATGGTAgagattttatatatataacttgGCTGACTGAATCAGATATATCATTACATGGGCTGTATGtgtatcatcatcatcatcatcactaAAAAGAGTCAAACCTACACCCATCAGCATTTACTCTTTCATACCACAAAGTcaactctcttttttttttaaaacttttcttttctatcttCACATTGCACTTATAAGGTGGAATTGCATTGAATGTGGGTATTGTGGTGGCACACaagaaaccaaaaaaaaaaaaaactctaattcAAGTCAGAATTGACTAGCTTTATTTAGtttgtttgttatttttttctttgttgtgGTTTCGGACTTTACAATGTTGGGAATACTTCAAAATGAAatctttataatttttaaacCTCGTTTTAAGAAACAGTGGCCGCGGTTTATTTGTTTATTGATGTTTCAAATTTTTACGCCTTTTTAACTTCTCTCCTCGTTTAAAGCACTAATTAATTACTCATTTTCCCTCATTTCTTTTGCGATTGTTATAATTAagtaattttaatttgattaatcCTTTCATAACCTAATCCATACTTTATGATTAGACGGTATAATTCGACCTCCATTACATGGTGGTGCTTCAAATACTTACCTCGTGAATTGCATGAAAATGATGAATATTTTACCgtatattttattattgttgtcgTTATTTACGTAAGGAGATGATTGAGTTATATAACTTAGATGTTTTTATTCCTTAATTAAATATCTAACGAGAGTGAAAATTTGTTGAGACATCCTacaaataattttcatttttcttattcaaAATGAGTGTTTTTTAAGGGGTAAAACACAATTTTACTAGACATCAATTTTACTATATTACCAtaagaataaaattaaaaattaaaaaaaaaaaaaaagaagaaacaacaataaagtaaagaaaatattttggtaCGTTAAAAATGATTACAATTATACTGAAATTACAGGATCATTTTTCATGGTTTTGAGaaacaaattgaatattttTGGTAAACTCAATATTTTTTCATCTAAGTGAAATGATCAtatatagaaatttcaaaaaaagatGATTATAGGTAAAATATACGAAAGAAATTGACCATTAAatgagaagaaaaatggaagggggaaaataaaaatgatgatGTAGACAAGGGCTTGTTTGGTTCAAagttatcttttgatttttatgACACGTGGGGACGTGCTAGTAATGGTGATTTGGACTTGTTTAGTTTACGTGTTGAAATCTTCACCGTCCATAAGATTTGATCATCCATAAAATTGTGTGAAATGGAGACGTGGATCTGCCTTACACCATTCTTCTCATGTAATTAAACTCCATatcagttttttctttttacttttcccCTTTTGTAAAtctatatatacacatataagATTTTCGAGATTTAAATGCAACTTTATATCAGTTTTGAATTGGTCATATTCAAACCTTTTCCTCTCTAATAACCCCTTTGTGGATTACTGGACCAAATAATTACCTATATTCAACATTATAGATAAACtcatttaatttactttttgaAACATTTAATGGATGTTTGTTTAAGATAATGTCTAAATTGCAACATCGTTTGGATGAATTTTCAATTGAACAGAGATATAGAAGTCAAAGATCACACAACCTCTGTTCAAAGATTATAAAaaagaacgaatcaaatcaaaGTGTACGTAGTGAGATAATTAAGTTGAAATGGTTGAAATTACGACTAAAATGTAATGATCGTTATTAATGATGACATGGCCGTTCATCAAATTTTGTAATAAGTTAGTTAAAGTTTATAGTCCTAGAAGAATTATTAAATTATATCTAGTAAATTAAAGTAGAGTTGGAACAATTtagctatttttaaataaaacgagCTAAGTACGAAGTACATTTCAAACTACTTTTGtatcttttataattttttttaatagattaggtatcttttcttttatctagattttaattttcttttttttttttggtaaataatAGATAATCATATGCATTTGCAATTTTGCATGCATCATTCAAATAGAAATGGgcatgtgaaaaaaaaaattcaccaTTTCAAAGGAAAGACTTCTATATTTGGCTAACAATAATTCAATAGAATTTCCAATTTCTTCAGAGAGTGATTTTGTGGGGTTAGCAGtggatttgaattttgaaaataagactAGTTTTATTAATGATGATAATTATATAACTCTAGTAATTTGACGTGAGCATTTGATAATTAGATACTTTTGAAATAGTTCtaaatatgaagaagaagaagttgtcTAAACTTTTccaaatttagaaaatttaCCTTTTATGAAAATATCCATAAATTATCTTAGAccaacttttttctttctttcttcttcttcttctttttttgatttttttgggGTGTGGAAATTAGCTTCTGCCGGCCGCCATTTAATTTCTTGTTCTTGATGTGAAACTAACCCATATTTTCTAcgtatataataataaaacctAATTTGAGATTTTCTATGGTTGACCTATTTTGATAAAGTATTCCAtgtttaattctttttcttaatatttATATGTTCGTTTTCTTAcccttttttaataataattttagttaccttaaaagaaataatagagaAGGAACCAATCAAATAATCctactaattaattaatcaccatgtaaaatataagttaattattttccaaaaaaaaaaaaaaacaagtgtTTATCCCTTCTACTCGTAAATTAAAAAAGTAATTAATAGTGTGTGCAATgcaatataatataataatatgagATTAAAACTGTCTTAATTAACACAACAATGTGATGTAATTAGAAGAATTGACGTAGAAGGAGAGACCTAGGTTGAGTGGCTACGTGGGCTTTGGGTTGAACAATTTGAACGAAAACAACTAATAGTTTCTATTTGTCATGTACTCACAATGAAAAGGGGATGTGggactttttattattataattattattattattattatgtacaGTTGGTACATTTTCTATATTTATTGATACGCTCAATTGATTAAAATGTACTTAATACACTTGAGATTCTGATGATACACTTAATATACTGATTAAAATATACTTGATACACTTGAGGGTCTGATGATACACTTAGTATACTTCACTGACATACTTTGATACGTATTATATGTTTGTTACACTGAGTTACCTCAttcatatacatataatataaatatatcacAAAACTGATACAAAGTGAAAGAGAAAATAATGATTGAGGTcttaaaaagtgggagaagaaaCATGAGATGATTAAGACattaaaaagaggaaaaaaaataagttattgaactgtagtttgataataataaaatatttaagatagaatgtattttaaaatatgaGAATGTTGTCATATTTCAGAGCAACCATTTGAAAGAAATTTAAAGAAAGAATTTAGATTTAACGAAAAAATGGTGATCGAAAACCTAGATAAAAACtcctaaaaaaaaggaagaatgaGATGAAGATGTCGAAAACGGAAACTGAACAAACTATagtttttttattgtatttttttagaGAACCTACATAAGACAAACCGAAACATAGTATTTAAGAAAATCAAACatctttattattaaattaatttttgattATGAATACGAATATGATACAAAGGTTTAGAAAGTAAAAGACAAAGCATCAGAGggaaatgataataataaaaaaaaaatgtacgaAGCAGTTTAAGaataatcaaaattttaaaataaaaaatataaatattttagagattaaaatttaccatatttaagaaattttaaaaaataggtgttataattattaaaagctATTCTCTATTTAATACAATTTTCCATTATTTATTGGACGGGGAAAGTCGATGAGGACatgttgaaaaatgaaaaagccaCGTGTCGCGGTGACAAGGCAATGTAATTATGTATACATCTCACTCTACgacaaagaaaaagagaaggtaCCAAAAAGCTTCGAAATCGActcttaatttctttatatGTTACATTAATATTTTTATGTCATTTCTAGAAGACAGATacgtacaaaaaaaaaaaaaaaaaaagactgttttctactattactattactacTACTACGTCCCTTTCTCTAATTAATTCTTTGTCACCTTCACATTTCTTACCACCACTTAACCAAGAAATTAAAGTCTCAATTACAAAATCAGAAAATTCATCgtaaatgaaaaaatatttaaaaatatttataaat comes from Cucumis melo cultivar AY chromosome 12, USDA_Cmelo_AY_1.0, whole genome shotgun sequence and encodes:
- the LOC103486034 gene encoding myb-related protein 306-like — encoded protein: MMGRPPCCDKIGVKKGPWTPEEDIILVSYIQEHGPGNWRSVPTNTGLLRCSKSCRLRWTNYLRPGIKRGNFTDHEEKMIIHLQALLGNRWAAIASYLPQRTDNDIKNYWNTHLKKKLRKMQSLGGGGGSEGSGVQSQSNTTLSKGQWERRLQTDIHTAKKALCEALSLEKKPNLEEYYYNNNLKILQESPTAPTPPPQTTTTTTTYASSAENIARLLENWMKKSPTKSSEITTTTQVCMSEEGSQISATNNYNNNSPDHQKPNNNNNLEGFFNNYSSHSTTNDQEAVVPLTFLEKWLFDDAALAHVHDDDDHQLISVSLDEAQSEGLF